In a genomic window of Candidatus Saccharimonadales bacterium:
- a CDS encoding methyltransferase domain-containing protein: protein MNNNVWSDLHNNYKTKDWIDKPSIFAETAIAYFPAKGNILDLGAGLGQDSRFFAENGYNVTSTDLKEETLKERFAILPEEVKQRTTIQRVDLREELQFEDASFDVVYAHLSLHYFDYETTVRLIGEIQRVLKPGGVFAFFANSVHDPEYNTGEKLEDDYFQIDKTAKRYFSVETARAFTRYFDVNLLDDLGETYKDQAIGVHNLVRFIGKRRARQTFSMAIPYCGAIIERVQNGEKELLIQTRWKPHADPVYSGTLEFPAGVLDKPFEDVHDTLAREIKEEANLTLKTIRQDERTPLLDTERGDSIIGFRPYCCTQQLKNGKPWIGFVFVCEVEPDEEPTAQLSEAKDAKWMKVGEVKALYDDSPEKFFGLELPAWHYYFNEKE from the coding sequence ATGAATAATAACGTTTGGTCTGACTTGCACAACAATTACAAAACAAAGGATTGGATTGATAAGCCCTCCATTTTTGCCGAAACAGCGATCGCCTATTTCCCGGCCAAAGGTAATATCTTAGACTTGGGAGCTGGTCTGGGTCAGGATAGTCGTTTTTTTGCTGAAAACGGCTACAACGTAACTAGTACCGACCTAAAAGAAGAGACGCTGAAAGAACGGTTTGCTATTTTACCCGAGGAAGTAAAACAGCGAACTACCATTCAAAGAGTTGATTTACGCGAAGAGCTACAATTTGAGGATGCTTCGTTTGATGTTGTTTACGCCCATCTGTCTCTCCATTACTTTGACTATGAAACAACGGTGCGCTTAATAGGAGAGATTCAGCGGGTACTGAAGCCAGGCGGGGTATTCGCATTCTTCGCAAACTCAGTTCACGATCCTGAATACAATACCGGTGAAAAGCTGGAAGATGATTATTTCCAGATTGATAAGACGGCGAAGCGCTATTTTAGTGTCGAAACTGCTCGTGCATTTACGCGCTACTTTGACGTTAATTTATTAGATGACCTCGGTGAAACTTATAAAGACCAAGCAATAGGTGTTCATAATTTGGTTCGCTTCATTGGCAAGCGCCGAGCTCGTCAAACGTTTTCCATGGCAATTCCATACTGCGGTGCAATTATTGAGCGCGTACAGAATGGCGAAAAAGAGTTGCTCATACAGACCCGCTGGAAACCGCATGCCGATCCTGTATATTCAGGAACGCTAGAATTCCCGGCTGGAGTATTGGATAAGCCATTCGAAGATGTACACGATACTCTTGCGCGAGAGATTAAAGAAGAGGCAAATTTAACTCTCAAGACTATTAGGCAAGATGAGCGTACTCCGCTGCTCGACACCGAGAGAGGTGATAGTATTATTGGATTTCGCCCGTATTGTTGTACCCAGCAGCTCAAAAATGGTAAACCCTGGATTGGTTTTGTATTCGTGTGTGAGGTTGAGCCGGACGAAGAGCCGACTGCTCAGCTAAGCGAAGCAAAAGATGCTAAGTGGATGAAAGTTGGCGAGGTTAAGGCGCTTTATGATGATTCACCGGAGAAGTTTTTTGGCTTAGAGCTGCCTGCTTGGCACTACTATTTTAATGAGAAAGAGTAA
- a CDS encoding slipin family protein, producing the protein MEPFVIFLVIVVILFILSGIKIINQYERGVVLTLGKYTGIRQPGLRVVVPIFQRLIKVDVRSTPIDVPKQEIITKDNVTVGVDAVVYLRVIEASRAVLETTNYVYATSQFAQAALRDVTGNADLDELLSNREQISQKIKEIVDAETDKWGIDVENVKIQNIELPQDMKRAMAKQAEAERERRAVIITAEGEKAASRAVADAAAILSSVPGGINIRTLQTLEKIAVEPSQKTLVVLPSELTGAISKLMNK; encoded by the coding sequence ATGGAACCGTTTGTTATCTTTTTAGTAATTGTCGTTATTCTTTTTATCCTAAGTGGTATTAAGATTATCAATCAGTATGAGCGTGGTGTCGTGTTGACGCTCGGTAAATATACCGGCATTCGCCAGCCCGGACTTCGCGTTGTCGTACCAATTTTCCAGCGTTTAATCAAAGTGGATGTTCGTTCAACTCCGATTGACGTGCCAAAACAAGAGATCATTACGAAAGATAACGTGACGGTTGGCGTGGATGCCGTCGTATATCTGCGTGTTATCGAAGCAAGCCGAGCGGTACTTGAAACAACGAACTATGTTTATGCGACGAGTCAATTTGCCCAAGCGGCCCTACGTGACGTAACGGGTAATGCCGATTTGGACGAATTATTGTCGAACCGCGAACAGATTAGCCAAAAAATAAAAGAGATTGTTGACGCCGAGACTGACAAATGGGGAATTGACGTTGAAAACGTCAAGATTCAGAATATCGAACTACCGCAAGATATGAAGCGAGCTATGGCGAAACAGGCCGAGGCCGAGCGTGAACGTCGTGCAGTCATCATTACGGCCGAGGGCGAAAAAGCCGCTTCACGTGCTGTAGCGGATGCCGCAGCTATTCTTTCCAGCGTTCCAGGCGGGATCAATATTCGTACGCTTCAGACACTTGAAAAGATCGCTGTTGAACCAAGTCAAAAAACTCTTGTCGTATTACCCTCAGAACTCACTGGTGCTATAAGCAAGTTAATGAACAAGTAA
- a CDS encoding D-alanine--D-alanine ligase family protein, giving the protein MERTTVLLLFGGESSEHEVSISSVRNVYAAIDDTKYNILFGYIDRQGKWWLVDRISDEINTHGAPQLAPVLGAGSFVTFPSSKIVKPDVILPILHGKNGEDGSVQGLAQLLHIPIVGCDMTSSAICMDKVATKEILSGFGIHVTPYEVHHDGDELPDFNHLSMKLGSPMFIKPAKAGSSVGVSKVYSEAELVKAIEEAHKHDNVALIERGIVGRELEVSVLGNPPRHQVSGIGEIKAADFYSYDEKYSASSSTEIIIPAEMPDETKQKIQKIAGDAYKILGCRGLTRVDFFLTDDGTIYVNELNTLPGFTNISMYPKLWREEGISYSQLIERLIALALEPVDQQKEVEEA; this is encoded by the coding sequence ATGGAACGAACTACAGTCCTTCTATTATTCGGCGGTGAATCGTCCGAGCACGAGGTCTCGATCTCTTCAGTGCGCAATGTCTATGCCGCTATTGACGATACAAAATACAATATTCTTTTTGGATATATCGACCGGCAAGGTAAGTGGTGGCTAGTCGATAGGATCAGCGACGAAATCAATACGCATGGTGCACCACAACTCGCACCAGTACTTGGCGCGGGGAGTTTCGTTACGTTTCCTAGTAGCAAGATAGTAAAACCCGATGTTATTTTACCGATCCTTCATGGTAAAAATGGTGAAGATGGCAGCGTTCAAGGATTAGCGCAGCTTCTTCATATCCCGATAGTAGGCTGTGACATGACTTCAAGCGCGATTTGTATGGATAAGGTCGCCACCAAAGAAATACTTTCAGGGTTTGGTATCCACGTCACTCCTTACGAGGTTCATCATGATGGTGACGAACTTCCTGATTTTAATCATCTGAGTATGAAACTTGGCAGTCCAATGTTTATAAAGCCAGCAAAAGCAGGCAGCTCCGTTGGCGTGAGCAAAGTATATAGCGAAGCTGAGCTTGTCAAAGCGATTGAAGAAGCGCACAAACACGACAATGTCGCATTGATTGAACGAGGTATTGTAGGCCGAGAACTTGAAGTATCCGTGCTCGGCAATCCTCCTCGTCATCAAGTGAGCGGTATTGGTGAAATAAAAGCGGCTGACTTTTATAGCTATGACGAGAAATATTCGGCATCAAGTAGTACCGAAATTATTATTCCAGCTGAAATGCCGGATGAAACAAAACAAAAGATTCAAAAAATTGCAGGCGACGCCTACAAGATACTTGGATGCCGCGGGCTTACCCGTGTCGATTTCTTTTTGACTGATGACGGAACGATCTACGTCAACGAACTCAACACTCTTCCGGGATTTACAAATATTAGTATGTATCCAAAATTATGGCGCGAAGAAGGCATTTCGTATTCCCAGCTTATTGAGCGTCTCATTGCACTTGCACTTGAACCAGTCGATCAGCAAAAAGAAGTAGAGGAGGCTTAG
- a CDS encoding replication-associated recombination protein A → MQRVPLAERMRPTTLDEVIGQTHLLGDGEILRQIVRKKEPVSLILWGPPGSGKTTLARIIAHEVEAEFIELSAVTSGKKDVERVVEHARQNWNLQIRTVLFVDEIHRFNKAQQDAFLPHVESGLITLIGATTENPSFEVINPLLSRSRVLVLEPLAKNEIITILKRALKDQKVTKNVTTKALDYLAELSGGDARVALGNLELALSMDEKVTPEIVKVAAQKRVPGYDKKGEMHYNVISAFIKSMRGSNVDATLYYLARMIDAGEDPKFIARRMLIFASEDIGLAGNGALGMALNAFQAVERIGMPESSYVLFHTATALAKSAKSRQTTDAMQRAQQLAKQYPDAAVPLHLRNAPTKLMKDLGYSKDYKWQADFKHNKGFLPDELENEKIF, encoded by the coding sequence ATGCAACGAGTTCCTTTGGCAGAAAGAATGCGTCCGACGACGCTAGATGAGGTGATTGGCCAGACTCACCTACTTGGAGATGGTGAAATTTTACGGCAGATTGTCCGTAAGAAAGAACCGGTCAGCCTGATTTTATGGGGCCCGCCGGGAAGTGGCAAAACAACACTCGCTCGTATTATCGCCCACGAAGTTGAGGCTGAATTTATTGAACTCTCGGCTGTAACAAGCGGCAAAAAAGACGTTGAAAGGGTGGTTGAGCATGCCAGGCAGAACTGGAATCTGCAGATCCGTACCGTGTTATTCGTGGATGAAATTCACCGCTTTAATAAAGCACAGCAGGACGCTTTTTTGCCCCATGTCGAATCAGGTCTCATCACCCTTATTGGTGCCACGACCGAGAATCCAAGTTTTGAAGTTATCAATCCTCTGCTTTCGCGTAGCCGCGTCCTTGTTTTAGAACCACTTGCAAAAAACGAGATCATTACCATCTTAAAACGAGCACTCAAGGATCAAAAAGTAACTAAAAACGTGACGACAAAGGCTCTGGATTACCTGGCAGAATTATCGGGTGGCGATGCTCGTGTTGCGCTCGGCAACCTTGAACTCGCCCTTTCGATGGATGAAAAAGTGACACCCGAAATCGTAAAAGTTGCCGCTCAAAAACGCGTGCCGGGTTACGACAAAAAAGGCGAGATGCACTATAACGTCATCAGCGCGTTCATTAAAAGTATGCGCGGTAGCAATGTTGATGCGACACTTTATTATTTAGCACGTATGATCGATGCTGGCGAAGACCCGAAATTCATCGCTAGGCGCATGCTCATTTTTGCAAGTGAAGATATTGGACTTGCCGGTAATGGTGCGCTCGGGATGGCGCTAAATGCCTTCCAGGCCGTAGAACGTATAGGCATGCCTGAAAGTAGCTACGTTTTATTTCACACAGCAACAGCACTTGCCAAGTCTGCAAAGTCACGCCAGACCACTGACGCCATGCAGCGCGCGCAGCAACTCGCAAAACAGTATCCGGACGCCGCCGTGCCCTTGCATTTACGTAACGCGCCTACCAAATTAATGAAAGATCTAGGATATAGCAAAGATTATAAATGGCAAGCTGATTTCAAACACAATAAAGGGTTTTTACCTGATGAGCTTGAGAATGAAAAGATATTTTAG
- a CDS encoding alpha-amylase family glycosyl hydrolase, protein MARWQNVNGIYQIYPRSFKDSNGDGIGDLAGIIEKLDYIKGTPNSLGIDAIWLSPFYRSPMADFGYDISDYYSVDPLFGDLEDFKRLITEAHERDIKVMIDFVPNHTSDEHPWFIASKSSRDNEKRDWYVWRDPKANGSPPNNWLSVFGGSAWQFDEATGQYYLHSFLTKQPDLNWENPSVRKAMTDVLIFWLSLGVDGIRADAVRWISKDPGFQDNPLNESFQEGDDPYYSQHQRYNRYGVNLFKYLREIAAVVERYTDRIILFEDYLDESLDSHEQYSSFYAVNPVVAAPFNFEGMSIPYGAQEFRRFIGDFQNILGSELRPFYCFSNHDKPRMASRFGPHQAKLVTLLQLTLPGIPVIYYGDELGMKNTVIPSEIVQDPLEILAPGLGLGRDPERTPMQWSDKQYAGFSPTMPWLPVADDFATINATAELDDVHSLFNMYRSLLELRRSSTLLRGSYVEWQSSNDSIFGYIRQDSNDTLLVLLNMSSESVECNEDVEGEIIYSTHATVESADEGITLLPHQGLVIRRSS, encoded by the coding sequence ATGGCTCGGTGGCAGAATGTAAATGGTATTTATCAAATCTATCCCCGGAGTTTTAAAGACTCAAACGGTGATGGTATCGGCGACCTAGCCGGTATTATCGAAAAACTCGATTACATCAAAGGTACGCCGAATTCACTTGGAATTGATGCGATATGGCTCTCGCCTTTTTATCGTTCGCCGATGGCTGATTTTGGCTATGATATCTCGGACTACTATAGTGTCGACCCGCTTTTCGGTGATCTTGAGGATTTTAAAAGGCTCATTACCGAGGCGCATGAGCGCGATATAAAAGTCATGATTGATTTTGTACCCAATCATACTTCTGATGAACATCCCTGGTTTATTGCGTCAAAATCTTCGCGTGATAACGAAAAAAGAGATTGGTATGTGTGGCGTGATCCAAAAGCTAACGGTTCACCGCCAAATAACTGGTTGAGTGTCTTTGGAGGATCGGCTTGGCAATTTGACGAAGCCACAGGTCAGTACTATCTGCATAGTTTTTTGACAAAACAACCAGATCTTAATTGGGAAAATCCAAGTGTCCGTAAAGCGATGACTGATGTCCTGATTTTCTGGCTGTCGCTTGGGGTGGACGGAATCCGTGCCGATGCTGTTCGTTGGATATCTAAAGATCCGGGATTTCAAGATAACCCTTTGAATGAGTCATTTCAAGAAGGTGATGACCCATATTATTCCCAACACCAGCGATACAACAGATACGGTGTCAATCTGTTTAAATACCTAAGAGAAATTGCAGCCGTAGTCGAACGTTATACAGATAGGATTATCTTGTTTGAAGATTATCTAGATGAGAGCCTGGATAGTCACGAACAGTACTCATCTTTTTATGCGGTTAATCCTGTCGTTGCCGCTCCGTTTAATTTTGAGGGAATGAGCATACCGTATGGTGCTCAGGAATTCCGACGCTTTATCGGCGATTTTCAGAACATACTTGGAAGTGAGCTTAGGCCATTTTACTGTTTTAGTAATCATGATAAGCCGCGGATGGCAAGCCGATTTGGTCCTCATCAGGCAAAGCTTGTAACGTTATTACAACTGACATTACCGGGTATTCCTGTCATCTATTACGGAGATGAACTAGGCATGAAAAATACCGTTATTCCGTCCGAAATAGTGCAGGATCCGCTCGAAATACTAGCTCCCGGACTGGGGCTAGGGCGCGACCCAGAACGGACGCCAATGCAATGGTCGGACAAGCAGTACGCAGGGTTTAGTCCCACGATGCCATGGCTGCCCGTTGCTGACGACTTTGCTACCATTAACGCAACTGCAGAGTTAGATGATGTTCATTCACTATTTAACATGTATCGAAGCTTGCTTGAACTTCGGCGCTCGTCAACGTTGCTGAGAGGAAGTTATGTTGAGTGGCAAAGTAGTAACGATTCTATTTTTGGCTATATTCGTCAAGATAGTAATGATACGTTACTCGTTTTACTTAATATGTCGAGCGAATCCGTAGAATGTAATGAGGATGTAGAAGGCGAGATTATTTATTCGACCCACGCCACGGTTGAATCGGCAGACGAAGGAATTACCCTCTTACCTCACCAAGGGCTAGTTATTCGCCGCAGTAGCTAA
- a CDS encoding glycosyltransferase family 4 protein: MPMKIALMVRAFIPIPRPSDIIYAPIDLAAAVARGLGERGHHVTVFGPIGTEVHGKNVTVETMNLRPLVRNQAEFNALLSNREHLAHDVHGLWDRYMTTEMYKRAESGEFDLLYFHHPESALSTAIEHPNIPTVYTLNDPIYPWYRELFELFASPNQQFISISKNQRRDAPDLPYLETVYNGTDTSLFEFSETHEDYLLFTGRITEEKGVKEAIQVAKESNHRLLIIGPVALGCEGYFDQYIKPELDDRILYLGRMDQDQLPKYYQKAKAVLTPVQWEEPFGQTTVEAMACGTPVISLHRGAAPEIIIDGKTGFVVHSIAEMVEAVGKVDTIKRADCREHVVNKFSTDLMVDHYEAAFRKLLSKKDPLQIAKTQKFIKSHIRRVRKSLSELTNEL; the protein is encoded by the coding sequence ATGCCGATGAAAATCGCGTTGATGGTAAGGGCATTTATTCCAATACCACGTCCAAGCGATATAATCTATGCGCCAATCGATCTAGCAGCTGCTGTTGCAAGAGGTCTTGGCGAACGAGGCCACCACGTAACAGTATTTGGCCCTATTGGTACAGAAGTTCACGGTAAGAATGTAACTGTTGAAACGATGAATCTTAGGCCACTTGTGCGTAACCAAGCTGAATTTAATGCACTTCTAAGTAACAGAGAACACCTAGCCCATGATGTACATGGGTTGTGGGATCGATACATGACCACGGAAATGTATAAACGTGCTGAATCTGGAGAGTTTGATCTGTTATATTTTCATCATCCTGAATCGGCTCTTTCGACTGCTATCGAACATCCTAATATTCCAACAGTTTACACTCTGAATGATCCTATTTATCCTTGGTATCGCGAGCTTTTTGAGCTTTTTGCTAGTCCAAATCAGCAATTTATTTCAATATCTAAAAATCAAAGACGCGATGCCCCAGACTTACCTTACTTAGAGACGGTCTATAACGGAACAGATACGAGCCTTTTTGAATTTTCTGAAACGCACGAAGATTATCTACTATTTACTGGGCGTATCACCGAAGAAAAAGGCGTAAAAGAGGCAATCCAAGTCGCCAAAGAATCAAATCATCGCCTGCTTATTATTGGTCCCGTGGCCTTGGGGTGTGAAGGATATTTTGACCAATATATTAAACCAGAACTTGATGATCGTATTCTGTACCTTGGAAGAATGGATCAGGATCAGTTGCCTAAATATTACCAGAAAGCCAAAGCTGTTCTAACGCCAGTGCAATGGGAAGAGCCATTTGGACAAACCACCGTTGAGGCAATGGCCTGTGGTACTCCTGTTATCTCGCTTCACCGTGGTGCAGCCCCGGAAATTATCATTGATGGAAAAACAGGATTTGTCGTACACAGTATTGCCGAAATGGTTGAGGCCGTAGGCAAGGTCGATACTATTAAGCGTGCTGATTGTAGGGAGCATGTAGTTAATAAGTTTAGTACGGATTTAATGGTGGACCACTACGAAGCAGCGTTTCGTAAGCTTCTTAGTAAAAAAGACCCTTTGCAAATCGCAAAGACGCAAAAATTTATTAAATCACACATTCGACGGGTGCGAAAATCCTTATCAGAACTTACGAACGAACTATAG
- a CDS encoding glycosyltransferase, which produces MSRLRVAIIAPPWIALPVKGFGGIELVLQTLVDELLRQNVEVEIFGNGARKMHGVKTHSLYKTEQIENIHRPYTEALPIVLAHMQFALNEIRKDGAFDIVHDHNELIGPQFWALATQLAGIPPVLHTLHVPPTNSKSMSEQGIPERRTYLELLGDMGNMYIVAISEAMTRLLPKQVHHQTLDKVYNAIDPEMYPYIKDKKDYFITLARLSALKGQHTAAKLCARKGYRLRMAGTVAGIESSEKLLLELANPNSKFNNFVDFQYYRDKVMPYVDNQQITYEGNLSGQKKLKFISQAKALLFPIDWEEPFGMAIIEALACGTPVVAMNKGAIPEIIIHGVNGFLANNEEEFAEYMDRIHEIDPEACRASVVARFSASKITKEYINRYEEVIRRTKIAKNIT; this is translated from the coding sequence ATGTCCCGGCTGCGCGTTGCGATAATTGCACCACCTTGGATCGCACTTCCTGTTAAGGGCTTTGGGGGTATCGAGCTAGTCTTGCAGACACTCGTCGATGAATTACTCAGACAGAATGTAGAGGTAGAAATATTTGGAAATGGCGCACGAAAAATGCATGGTGTTAAAACACATAGCCTATATAAAACTGAGCAAATTGAAAACATTCACCGACCGTATACCGAGGCACTCCCTATCGTTTTAGCCCACATGCAATTTGCACTTAACGAAATCCGTAAAGATGGCGCATTTGACATTGTGCATGACCATAATGAGCTAATCGGCCCTCAATTCTGGGCATTGGCAACGCAGCTAGCCGGTATCCCCCCGGTACTCCATACTCTTCATGTACCCCCAACTAACTCTAAGAGTATGAGCGAGCAAGGCATCCCTGAAAGACGTACATATCTAGAGTTACTCGGCGATATGGGAAATATGTATATCGTTGCGATATCCGAAGCGATGACGCGTTTATTGCCAAAACAAGTTCACCATCAGACATTAGACAAAGTGTATAATGCCATCGATCCCGAGATGTACCCATATATAAAAGACAAGAAAGATTATTTTATAACTCTCGCTCGACTCTCGGCACTAAAAGGTCAGCATACAGCGGCCAAATTATGTGCGCGAAAAGGATATCGTCTTCGGATGGCGGGAACTGTAGCGGGTATTGAGTCAAGTGAAAAACTCCTTTTAGAACTAGCTAATCCAAACAGTAAATTTAATAATTTTGTTGATTTTCAATACTACCGGGATAAAGTAATGCCTTATGTGGATAATCAACAAATTACCTACGAAGGTAATCTTAGCGGGCAAAAGAAATTGAAATTTATTTCACAGGCGAAGGCACTACTTTTTCCGATTGACTGGGAAGAGCCATTCGGCATGGCTATTATTGAAGCTCTTGCGTGCGGCACCCCTGTCGTCGCAATGAACAAAGGTGCAATTCCAGAAATAATCATCCATGGCGTTAATGGTTTTCTTGCAAATAACGAAGAAGAATTTGCTGAATATATGGATAGAATACATGAAATTGATCCAGAAGCATGCCGGGCTTCTGTCGTAGCGCGTTTTTCGGCTAGTAAAATCACGAAGGAATATATTAACAGATATGAAGAAGTAATAAGACGGACAAAAATAGCTAAAAATATTACATAG
- a CDS encoding amylo-alpha-1,6-glucosidase has translation MKIGSQIPIEIPADLSDYIFSGEHVVNIEYFVSTPPTRAPSGLQELYRLAQAKVNNKLYEFNPPLASLALKSDDIASHELHLYEALFGRDSLRVGMDLLSMFPQLTRATLLALASYQGTETYARREEEPGRIPHEIRDAHDPIAQKQTEEFGWEWPYYGSVDATPEFIRTLAAYHNRTAKNENFLNQKFTDKNGVSRTMADAFTGAADWIIRRTSKNPEGLLESKAAIPHGLENQAWKDSWDAYFDHSGRQANHKQGVASIEVQRLAYDALLDAAHLYDTVLNQPDKAKEARISAEQLQRSIFTHFWTLQRGGFFVLGTDRDDTGTLRQLDVRTSNMGHLLHSRLLAGDDPQKVTYREAIVRQLFSPEMLTPSGIRTLASDEPRFRPGAYHNGSVWLWDTHFIAKGLRRHGYNHLADTLGERLFRVIDATHAFPEFVRGDGSPAPMLNNRIVDVWDSTYERMNRIEQPPQQIQAWSVAAILAIKHYNRMAAQRPKSNPSDFEQAILRQISEYDLHLTEPLELH, from the coding sequence ATGAAGATTGGTAGCCAGATCCCGATTGAAATACCTGCGGATCTTTCCGATTACATTTTTTCGGGTGAGCATGTTGTCAATATCGAGTATTTCGTCAGTACACCCCCAACTAGGGCGCCCTCTGGATTGCAAGAATTATACCGCTTAGCACAGGCCAAGGTAAATAATAAACTTTACGAATTTAATCCTCCGCTTGCCTCTCTCGCCCTTAAATCGGATGATATCGCTTCGCACGAACTTCATCTGTATGAAGCTCTGTTTGGACGGGATTCGTTACGCGTTGGCATGGATCTTTTATCGATGTTTCCACAACTTACCCGTGCAACCCTTTTAGCACTTGCCTCTTACCAAGGAACGGAAACATATGCACGCCGCGAGGAAGAGCCGGGGCGAATTCCTCATGAAATACGAGATGCTCATGATCCAATAGCCCAAAAACAAACTGAAGAATTTGGCTGGGAGTGGCCTTACTACGGTTCGGTGGATGCAACACCTGAATTTATTCGTACGCTTGCCGCATACCATAACCGAACTGCCAAGAATGAAAACTTTTTAAACCAAAAATTTACAGATAAAAACGGGGTCTCACGTACTATGGCCGACGCCTTTACGGGTGCGGCTGATTGGATTATACGCCGGACGAGTAAAAATCCAGAGGGGCTACTCGAATCAAAAGCAGCAATTCCACATGGACTCGAGAATCAAGCATGGAAAGATTCGTGGGATGCTTATTTTGATCATAGCGGACGCCAAGCGAACCACAAACAGGGCGTTGCATCCATTGAGGTGCAGCGGCTCGCATATGACGCCCTTCTGGATGCTGCACATCTTTACGACACAGTCTTGAATCAGCCTGACAAAGCCAAAGAAGCACGAATTAGCGCCGAACAATTGCAACGATCAATATTCACACATTTTTGGACTCTTCAGCGCGGAGGATTTTTCGTACTAGGTACCGACCGCGATGACACAGGTACCCTTCGTCAGCTTGATGTTCGTACTTCAAATATGGGGCATCTGCTTCATTCTCGCCTGCTTGCGGGCGATGATCCACAAAAAGTTACCTACCGCGAAGCAATTGTTCGGCAGCTCTTCTCGCCTGAAATGCTTACCCCTAGCGGAATTCGCACACTCGCATCGGATGAACCTCGCTTTCGGCCAGGAGCATATCACAATGGCAGTGTCTGGCTTTGGGACACACATTTTATCGCCAAAGGGTTACGGCGTCACGGCTACAACCACCTTGCCGATACATTAGGTGAACGATTATTCCGGGTTATTGATGCCACTCATGCGTTTCCTGAATTTGTACGTGGAGATGGGTCGCCAGCACCAATGCTCAATAATAGGATTGTTGATGTGTGGGATAGTACCTATGAGCGTATGAACCGTATCGAACAACCGCCCCAACAAATTCAAGCTTGGTCGGTGGCAGCTATCCTAGCGATTAAACACTACAATCGTATGGCAGCTCAAAGACCTAAATCTAACCCAAGCGACTTTGAACAAGCTATTTTACGACAAATTAGCGAGTACGATCTTCATTTAACAGAGCCGCTAGAACTCCATTAG